The following proteins are encoded in a genomic region of Corylus avellana chromosome ca4, CavTom2PMs-1.0:
- the LOC132178017 gene encoding TMV resistance protein N-like — protein MVSHTYLNITKYPIGIESRVRDINVLLSIGMNDTRMVGIFGVGGIGKTTIAKAIYNLIAYQFEDSCFLANVRENSKRECGLVQLQETLLSEILGDSSFKIPNVDRGINFIKQRLCSKRVLLILDDVDQLIQLETLSGELDWFGLGSRIIITTRDEHLLTKHKVDLYKIDE, from the coding sequence ATGGTAAGTCATACATACCTAAACATCACCAAGTATCCAATTGGAATAGAGTCTCGTGTACGAGACATCAATGTGCTTTTAAGTATTGGAATGAATGACACACGCATGGTAGGAATCTTTGGAGttggtggaattggtaagacaactatcGCCAAAGCGATCTATAACTTGATTGCTTATCAATTTGAAGATAGttgttttcttgcaaatgtTAGAGAAAATTCAAAGCGAGAGTGTGGTCTAGTCCAATTGCAAGAGACACTTCTTTCTGAGATCCTAGGCGACTCAAGTTTCAAGATTCCCAATGTTGATCGAGGAATCAATTTCATAAAGCAAAGGCTTTGCAGTAAAAGGGTTCTTTtaattcttgatgatgtggatcagtTGATCCAATTAGAAACGTTATCTGGAGAACttgattggtttggtttgggaaGTAGAATAATCATAACAACCAGAGATGAACATTTACTAACCAAGCATAAAGTTGATTTATACAAGATAGATGAATGA
- the LOC132178018 gene encoding uncharacterized protein LOC132178018, with protein MALESQDEVPEATKFRTTGLAYAMKVEILFRDITATREGSWAPSIGLVPNDIGFIDSAEVMLNEDDNVVEGLDVLDDEPNLNTHGIDDIPADLDTQDKGNKKFGLAVQCKKRKKGVEIVSQHLSRICDVIESKNTMTSKSYDKPGCNIEEVMDVVRGIAERENDIDILKFATEVFLKRSHREMFVTIKEP; from the exons atGGCTTTGGAGTCGCAAGAT GAAGTTCCAGAAGCAACCAAGTTTCGTACGACAGGTTTGGCTTATGCTATGAAGGTGGAGatattgtttagagatataaCTGCCACTAGGGAGGGATCTTGGGCACCATCCATAGGGTTGGTTCCTAATGATATTGGTTTCATAGATAGTGCAGAAGTAATGCTTAATGAAGATGACAATGTTGTAGAAGGtttagatgttttggatgatgaaCCAAATCTCAATACACATGGCATTGATGATATTCCTGCTGATTTAGATACGCAAGATAAAGGAAATAAGAAGTTTGGTCTTGCGGTTCaatgtaagaaaagaaagaaaggagttgAAATTGTTAGTCAACATTTGAGTCGTATTTGTGatgtaatagaaagtaagaatacAATGACATCTAAGAGCTACGATAAGCCTGGATGTAATATTGAAGAGGTCATGGATGTTGTTCGGGGGATtgctgaaagagaaaatgacattgatATCCTTAAGTTTGCAACAGAGGTATTTCTTAAGAGATCACATAGAGAGATGTTTGTGACTATTAAAGAGCCATAG